A region of Candidatus Paceibacterota bacterium DNA encodes the following proteins:
- a CDS encoding magnesium transporter CorA family protein, with amino-acid sequence MISVYKHKHLTWVDVESPTSDEVRELMETYKVDPLIAEELLLPTLKPRVEVYPNFIYLILHFPAFRHTHTGDPNQEVDFIIGKDFIITTRYDSIDPLHKFSKVFEVNSVLDRSDIGEHAGYLFFYMLRKLYKSIEHELEYITDSLEIIEEDIFEGKEKEMVVALSNVSRDLLNLKQALNPHHEVLSSFSDAGKVFFGESFGKHINSIMGEYYRIKNQVSVNLDTLHELRETNNSLLSTKQNEVMKVLTIMAFVTFPLSLIASIFGMNTAYIPIVGGPHDFWIVLSIMGVATFFMFVFFKRNRWL; translated from the coding sequence ATGATATCAGTCTATAAGCACAAACATCTCACCTGGGTCGACGTTGAGTCCCCTACTTCAGATGAGGTGCGCGAACTCATGGAAACCTACAAGGTAGATCCACTGATTGCCGAAGAGCTTCTCCTCCCAACACTCAAACCGCGAGTCGAGGTATATCCCAATTTTATCTACCTCATCCTCCACTTCCCTGCCTTTCGCCATACACACACCGGCGACCCCAACCAAGAGGTCGATTTTATCATTGGAAAAGATTTCATCATCACCACACGCTATGACAGCATTGACCCACTACACAAATTCTCAAAGGTCTTTGAGGTAAATTCAGTCCTTGATCGAAGCGATATTGGAGAGCACGCCGGCTACCTCTTCTTTTATATGCTCCGTAAACTCTATAAGTCTATCGAGCATGAACTTGAGTACATTACGGACTCGCTTGAAATCATCGAGGAGGATATCTTTGAAGGGAAAGAAAAAGAAATGGTGGTCGCACTTTCAAACGTGAGTCGTGACCTGCTTAACCTTAAGCAAGCGCTCAATCCGCACCATGAAGTTCTCAGTTCATTCTCTGATGCGGGGAAAGTATTCTTCGGAGAATCCTTCGGCAAGCACATCAACTCAATCATGGGTGAATATTACCGCATAAAGAATCAAGTCTCGGTAAACCTTGATACCTTACACGAGCTCCGAGAGACAAACAATTCACTTCTCTCCACGAAACAAAACGAGGTTATGAAGGTTCTCACGATTATGGCATTCGTCACCTTCCCGCTCTCGCTCATTGCATCTATTTTTGGTATGAATACTGCGTACATCCCCATAGTTGGAGGACCGCACGACTTCTGGATAGTGCTCAGCATCATGGGCGTTGCCACTTTCTTCATGTTTGTATTCTTTAAACGAAACCGTTGGCTGTAA
- a CDS encoding toprim domain-containing protein, which produces MNTIHKLTQLFTRFPGIGPRQAGRFVYFLLASPQSYRNELVELIRTLKEETKVCPSCMRFHSGQGELCTVCADSSRDASSLMLVEKDVDLDNIERTGSYTGRYFVIGGTVPILDKTPERSIREKELLEVVKERTGEGLKEIILAFSVNAEGENTVNHVRRLLTPLLQQHKIRLSTLGRGLSTGSELEYSDSETIKSALKNRA; this is translated from the coding sequence ATGAATACTATTCACAAACTAACCCAGCTTTTTACACGCTTTCCGGGGATTGGTCCGCGCCAGGCCGGCCGTTTTGTCTATTTTCTACTCGCCTCCCCGCAGAGTTATCGCAATGAGCTCGTTGAATTAATACGAACACTCAAAGAAGAAACGAAAGTCTGCCCCTCGTGTATGCGTTTTCACTCGGGTCAGGGCGAATTATGCACGGTGTGTGCCGACTCAAGTCGCGATGCATCATCCCTCATGCTCGTTGAGAAGGATGTTGACCTCGACAATATAGAACGAACCGGCAGCTACACCGGCCGCTACTTTGTAATTGGTGGCACCGTCCCGATACTCGACAAGACACCTGAGCGCTCAATTCGAGAGAAGGAACTCCTTGAGGTGGTGAAGGAACGCACCGGAGAGGGACTTAAAGAGATTATTCTCGCGTTCTCAGTAAATGCCGAAGGAGAGAACACCGTGAATCACGTGCGGAGACTGCTCACTCCCCTGCTTCAGCAGCACAAGATAAGACTCTCGACTCTTGGACGCGGCCTCTCCACCGGTTCTGAGCTTGAATACTCAGATAGCGAGACCATCAAAAGCGCACTCAAGAATCGTGCTTAG
- a CDS encoding S41 family peptidase codes for MKSIQGYNRTTLISSTLFLVVGAFGFGVYVGEDLWRSGVASVVSPGSAEQPADVDFTPVWRAWNVLEEKYVSASSTDMASDQDRVWGMIQGLASSLGDPHTVFFPPADAEIFEADISGNFEGVGMEIAVRDGVLTVVAPLKNTPAYRAGIKSEDRIIEIDGKDTHALSVEQAVKLIRGERGTEVVFTIARDGEPGPLFIPVVRDVIQIPTISTDPGDGAGLRDDGVFVIQLYNFSAVSQYLFRDALREFILSGSDKLVLDLRGNPGGYLEIAVDMASWFLPVGKVVVEENFGPNEKPTVYRSRGYDVFNDNLKMVILVNGGSASASEILAGALREHGVATLIGEQTFGKGSVQELVSITDDTTLKVTVARWLTPNGNSISDEGLEPDLVVELTAKDVESGVDRQTEEAAEFLLSL; via the coding sequence ATGAAATCTATCCAAGGATACAACCGCACCACCCTCATCTCCTCAACGCTTTTCCTTGTTGTCGGCGCCTTTGGTTTTGGTGTGTACGTTGGTGAAGATCTGTGGCGATCCGGTGTCGCCTCTGTTGTCTCACCAGGATCCGCGGAACAGCCTGCTGATGTTGATTTTACTCCGGTGTGGCGTGCCTGGAATGTTCTTGAAGAGAAGTATGTTTCAGCATCGAGCACTGACATGGCGAGCGACCAAGACCGAGTATGGGGTATGATTCAGGGGCTCGCAAGTTCACTCGGTGATCCCCACACAGTCTTTTTCCCACCGGCTGACGCGGAGATATTTGAGGCAGACATCAGTGGCAACTTCGAGGGGGTGGGTATGGAGATTGCGGTGCGCGATGGTGTGCTTACTGTTGTTGCGCCACTTAAAAATACACCAGCATATCGCGCAGGCATCAAAAGTGAAGATCGGATCATTGAGATAGATGGCAAAGACACGCACGCACTTTCTGTGGAGCAGGCAGTAAAGCTTATCCGTGGTGAACGCGGAACTGAGGTGGTCTTCACCATAGCGCGAGACGGAGAGCCTGGACCTCTCTTTATACCGGTTGTCCGTGATGTGATACAGATCCCCACTATCAGCACTGACCCAGGAGACGGTGCGGGGCTTCGCGACGATGGAGTCTTCGTGATACAGCTTTACAACTTCTCGGCGGTGTCACAATATCTTTTCCGTGACGCACTTCGGGAATTTATTCTCTCTGGTTCGGACAAGCTGGTGCTTGATCTGCGTGGCAACCCGGGTGGTTATCTTGAAATAGCGGTAGATATGGCGAGCTGGTTTTTGCCGGTGGGCAAAGTAGTGGTTGAGGAGAATTTCGGACCGAATGAGAAACCAACCGTTTACCGCTCGCGCGGATACGATGTATTCAACGACAACCTAAAGATGGTTATCCTCGTTAACGGAGGTTCAGCATCGGCGTCCGAAATCCTCGCTGGTGCCCTTCGGGAACACGGTGTCGCGACACTGATTGGCGAGCAGACGTTCGGCAAAGGTTCAGTTCAGGAATTGGTGAGTATCACTGACGACACCACTCTTAAGGTCACGGTTGCGCGTTGGCTTACACCGAATGGCAATTCGATCTCTGATGAGGGTCTTGAGCCGGACCTTGTGGTTGAGCTCACCGCAAAGGACGTTGAATCCGGTGTGGACCGACAGACTGAAGAGGCTGCTGAATTCTTACTCTCTCTATAA
- the cysS gene encoding cysteine--tRNA ligase — protein MSFSLFSFLNFKKDTHADTPKKKSAPLFLYNTLSKEKEVFKPIRPHEVGMYSCGPTVYDYAHIGNLRTYVFSDVLRRVLEYNDYKVKHVINITDVGHLTSDEDAGDDKMMLALAREDLPATLTNMKKVGSIYMRAFKDDLKELNIKTPSAYPRASEHVEGQIAFIKTLEEKGYTYTLKDGVYFDTEKFAAYGALGGISKEESETISRIGKKEGKHRQQDFALWKFGKDTTPSGKPLGWESPWGVGFPGWHIECSAMSTQYLGKHFDIHTGGIDHIAIHHNNEIAQTEAITGKRFVNYWLHSAFLTVDGKKISKSLGNTYYLRHVIDRGFAPFAFRYWLLTAHYRSEMNFTWDAIEGAYTALVKLHKQFLDLGARNGTINQKYSARFREAINDDLNTPKAIAILWELVDDDTVDKKDKRITMLDMNRVLGIGLIESYKQMKNMLAGETKKIEVKKAPEEVQELIKEREEAREKKDWSAADTLRKEIAEKGYDVSDTEKGPELTKRSA, from the coding sequence ATGTCTTTTTCACTTTTCTCATTTCTCAACTTCAAGAAAGATACACACGCCGACACGCCGAAAAAAAAGTCTGCGCCACTTTTTCTTTATAACACTCTCTCAAAAGAAAAAGAGGTCTTCAAGCCGATCCGCCCTCACGAGGTCGGGATGTATAGCTGTGGGCCAACTGTCTACGACTACGCACACATTGGCAATTTACGCACGTACGTGTTCTCAGACGTACTGCGAAGGGTGCTTGAGTACAACGACTACAAAGTGAAGCATGTTATCAATATTACCGACGTTGGACATCTTACTTCAGACGAAGACGCGGGCGACGATAAGATGATGCTTGCCCTCGCGCGTGAAGATCTTCCGGCGACGCTCACCAACATGAAAAAAGTTGGGAGCATCTACATGCGCGCGTTCAAGGATGACCTTAAAGAACTCAACATAAAAACACCATCTGCTTATCCTCGCGCAAGTGAGCATGTGGAGGGACAGATCGCCTTTATCAAGACTCTCGAAGAGAAAGGCTACACATATACCCTTAAGGATGGCGTATATTTCGATACAGAAAAATTTGCTGCGTACGGCGCACTTGGCGGCATTAGCAAAGAAGAGAGCGAGACAATTTCTCGCATCGGTAAAAAAGAAGGTAAGCACCGCCAACAGGACTTCGCGCTTTGGAAGTTCGGGAAGGACACCACCCCCTCTGGGAAACCCCTAGGATGGGAGTCGCCGTGGGGCGTAGGCTTCCCGGGCTGGCACATTGAATGTTCCGCCATGTCGACTCAGTACCTCGGCAAACACTTCGATATCCACACAGGCGGCATCGACCACATCGCGATCCACCACAACAACGAGATTGCGCAGACCGAAGCGATTACCGGCAAGAGATTCGTGAACTATTGGCTCCACTCGGCATTCCTCACCGTCGATGGTAAAAAGATCTCTAAATCACTCGGCAACACCTACTACCTCCGCCACGTCATTGATCGTGGATTCGCACCTTTTGCGTTTCGCTACTGGCTTTTGACCGCGCACTACCGTTCAGAGATGAATTTCACCTGGGATGCGATTGAGGGTGCGTACACCGCCCTTGTGAAGCTCCATAAGCAATTCCTTGATCTCGGTGCGCGAAACGGCACCATTAACCAAAAATATAGCGCGCGCTTTCGTGAAGCAATCAATGATGACCTCAATACCCCAAAAGCGATTGCGATCCTTTGGGAGCTCGTGGATGATGACACTGTAGATAAAAAAGACAAACGCATAACCATGCTTGATATGAACCGTGTCTTGGGTATTGGTCTCATTGAATCGTACAAACAAATGAAGAATATGCTCGCTGGCGAAACCAAGAAGATAGAGGTCAAGAAAGCGCCCGAAGAAGTTCAAGAGCTGATAAAGGAACGCGAAGAAGCCCGCGAGAAGAAAGACTGGAGCGCTGCAGATACACTCCGTAAAGAGATCGCAGAGAAAGGATACGATGTCTCCGACACGGAAAAAGGACCTGAGCTGACAAAACGTTCTGCATAG
- the dnaB gene encoding replicative DNA helicase: MAKELRLPPQDIDAEKALLGSIMLKPEAMHEIVDLVRPEAFYSEKHRIIYTNMNELLEKNEPIDILSLSSKLKEKKQLDSVGGGSYLSELVNFVPSAANIKHYADIVQKKAMMRNLIGAADHISELGYEESNDIEYVLDSAQSKILEVTNSPTLQKFVEIKDTLAEAWERLEHLHRSKDEIRGVRSGFRALDDLLAGFQKSDLVILAARPSMGKTSLALDIARQAAVHHKVPVGIFSLEMSSQQLVDRMLAAESHVNAWKLRTGKLSTDEEFDKIQEALGTLSQAPIYIDDKSSSNVLQMRAIARRLKHEKGLGLVIIDYLQLIMPTNSRNSDSMVQQVTEISRALKGMARELDVPVIALSQLSRAVEQRRGKPRLSDLRDSGSIEQDADVVMFIHRDDRMNENSDRPNIAEILVEKHRNGPVGSVELYFDDRRSTFLSIDKSDFHGAESSTNTDDF; encoded by the coding sequence ATGGCAAAAGAACTCAGACTCCCCCCACAAGACATTGATGCTGAAAAGGCACTCCTTGGATCAATCATGCTGAAGCCTGAGGCGATGCATGAGATCGTAGATTTGGTACGCCCGGAAGCATTTTACAGTGAGAAGCACCGCATCATCTACACAAACATGAATGAGCTTCTCGAGAAGAATGAGCCAATCGACATCCTCTCTCTCTCAAGTAAATTAAAAGAAAAGAAACAGCTCGATTCAGTTGGCGGTGGCTCCTACCTCAGTGAGCTGGTCAATTTCGTGCCGTCTGCAGCAAACATCAAACACTATGCGGACATAGTGCAGAAGAAGGCAATGATGCGTAACCTTATTGGCGCAGCAGACCATATTAGCGAACTTGGCTATGAAGAAAGTAACGATATTGAATACGTACTCGATAGCGCACAATCAAAGATCCTTGAGGTAACTAACTCCCCCACACTCCAGAAATTCGTCGAGATCAAGGATACCCTTGCCGAAGCATGGGAGCGCCTTGAACACCTCCACCGGTCGAAAGATGAGATACGAGGTGTCAGGAGTGGTTTCCGAGCGCTCGATGATCTTCTCGCCGGATTCCAGAAATCAGACCTCGTCATCCTCGCCGCGCGTCCGTCAATGGGGAAAACCTCACTCGCTCTTGATATCGCCCGACAAGCGGCGGTCCACCACAAGGTGCCGGTGGGTATCTTCTCACTTGAGATGAGCTCACAGCAGCTCGTTGACCGCATGCTCGCGGCTGAGTCACACGTCAATGCCTGGAAGCTCCGCACCGGAAAACTCTCCACTGATGAAGAGTTCGACAAGATCCAAGAAGCACTCGGCACCCTCTCGCAGGCGCCGATTTATATCGATGATAAGTCTTCAAGCAACGTTCTTCAGATGCGCGCAATCGCACGCCGCCTCAAGCATGAAAAAGGGCTCGGGCTCGTCATTATCGACTATCTCCAGCTCATTATGCCGACCAACTCGCGCAACTCAGACTCTATGGTTCAGCAAGTAACCGAAATCTCACGCGCACTTAAAGGAATGGCACGCGAGCTTGATGTGCCGGTTATTGCACTCTCTCAGCTCTCGCGTGCAGTTGAACAACGCCGTGGTAAGCCTCGTCTCTCCGATCTCCGCGACTCCGGGTCGATTGAGCAGGACGCCGACGTGGTCATGTTCATCCACCGCGATGACCGGATGAATGAGAATTCAGACCGCCCAAACATTGCCGAGATCCTTGTTGAGAAGCATCGAAATGGTCCTGTCGGCAGTGTTGAGCTCTACTTCGATGACAGACGATCGACTTTCCTCTCAATCGATAAGAGCGACTTCCATGGTGCAGAATCATCAACAAACACGGACGATTTCTAG
- the rpmA gene encoding 50S ribosomal protein L27 — MAHRKAGGTAKNLRDSNPKYLGTKLYDGAMAKIGSVIVRQRGTKILPGKNVGLGKDHTLFALKEGVVKFRNQRKIRFDGKKLVKKAVDVV; from the coding sequence ATGGCACATAGAAAAGCGGGTGGTACAGCAAAAAACCTGCGCGACTCAAATCCAAAATATCTTGGAACAAAACTCTACGATGGCGCGATGGCAAAGATCGGCTCTGTTATCGTGCGCCAGCGCGGCACCAAGATCCTTCCCGGCAAGAATGTCGGACTCGGCAAGGATCACACTCTCTTTGCACTCAAAGAGGGTGTGGTGAAGTTCCGCAATCAACGCAAAATCCGCTTCGACGGAAAGAAGCTTGTGAAAAAGGCAGTTGATGTCGTGTAA
- a CDS encoding exonuclease domain-containing protein gives MIILDIEASGTEYHKHSIISIGALDFNNPTNQFYDECRIWDGAHIMDGALEVSGFSEAEVTDSSKKTEAEIVRAFLAWVGDTDDRTLAGQNPSFDRDFIKAGAERAKLDWPLAYRTLDTHTLCYMHMVRRGLTPPTEKHRSALDLDTIAQYVGVPGRAGAHNALEDALLHAEVASRLLYDKKLLPQFESFDIPWLNG, from the coding sequence ATGATCATTCTCGATATTGAAGCGTCAGGAACTGAGTATCACAAACATTCGATTATCTCAATCGGAGCACTCGATTTCAATAATCCCACCAACCAGTTCTATGACGAGTGTCGTATCTGGGATGGTGCGCACATCATGGATGGAGCCCTTGAGGTTAGTGGTTTCAGTGAAGCGGAAGTCACCGATTCGAGCAAGAAGACCGAAGCTGAGATTGTACGAGCGTTCCTCGCGTGGGTGGGGGACACTGACGATCGGACACTCGCGGGGCAGAACCCGTCATTTGACCGCGACTTCATTAAGGCGGGAGCTGAGCGCGCGAAGCTCGATTGGCCGCTCGCGTACCGTACACTCGACACGCACACACTCTGTTATATGCACATGGTGCGCCGCGGGCTTACCCCGCCAACGGAGAAGCATCGCTCGGCACTCGATCTTGATACGATTGCACAGTATGTCGGGGTCCCTGGGCGGGCTGGGGCACATAACGCCCTCGAGGATGCACTTTTGCATGCGGAGGTCGCCTCACGTCTGCTTTACGACAAGAAGCTCCTCCCACAGTTTGAGAGTTTCGATATTCCGTGGCTCAACGGGTGA
- a CDS encoding DNA recombination protein RmuC has product MIDFTALAFLIFIVVIFNAFILWFILKGKKNDGAGEREGILLMQRELQELRNTMDRKLGEGTETMRESVKTQFTESQRLMRDINKEVSERLMSVVKGVTEVSESSKQVFTVAEQLQNLEKVLKNQKQRGNLGEASLQLALENILPATAYKTQYQFPGGETVDAVIETKDGLIPIDAKFSLDNYRRLADETDDVQREVLEREFKNDLKKRIDETAKYIRPKDGTLPFAFMYIPAEAIYYDLLVNEVGSVKVNTRSLIDYAYKDKNVIIVSPTTFAAYLQSVLYGFRAFKVEESAKQIGKQVEDLSRHLKAYDEYFKKLGNSLGTTVNHYNSAQKELGKIDKDVLRITGSDVGIEALGVGRPEKED; this is encoded by the coding sequence ATGATCGACTTCACCGCTCTCGCATTTCTCATTTTCATCGTTGTAATATTCAATGCCTTTATCTTGTGGTTCATTTTAAAAGGTAAAAAAAATGACGGGGCGGGCGAGCGCGAGGGTATCCTCCTTATGCAACGCGAGCTCCAGGAGCTTCGCAATACTATGGACCGCAAGCTCGGTGAAGGCACCGAGACCATGCGTGAGTCGGTGAAGACCCAATTCACCGAGAGTCAGCGGTTGATGCGCGATATCAATAAAGAAGTCAGTGAGCGGCTTATGAGTGTTGTGAAAGGAGTGACTGAGGTCTCAGAATCCTCCAAACAAGTCTTCACTGTTGCCGAGCAACTTCAGAACCTCGAGAAGGTGCTCAAAAACCAGAAACAGCGCGGCAACCTCGGCGAAGCATCGCTTCAGCTCGCGCTTGAGAATATTCTGCCTGCAACCGCGTATAAGACACAGTACCAATTCCCGGGAGGGGAGACCGTGGATGCGGTCATTGAGACGAAAGATGGACTTATTCCGATTGATGCGAAGTTCTCACTCGACAATTATCGCCGGCTTGCGGATGAGACTGATGATGTGCAACGTGAGGTGCTTGAGAGAGAATTTAAGAATGATCTTAAGAAGCGAATTGACGAGACTGCGAAATATATTCGCCCTAAAGACGGCACACTCCCGTTTGCGTTCATGTACATACCTGCTGAGGCAATCTACTACGATCTTTTGGTTAACGAGGTCGGTTCAGTTAAGGTAAATACCCGCTCGCTCATCGACTATGCATACAAAGACAAGAACGTAATCATCGTCTCGCCGACAACATTTGCGGCGTACCTCCAGTCGGTACTTTACGGTTTCCGTGCGTTCAAGGTAGAGGAGTCCGCAAAACAGATTGGTAAGCAGGTGGAAGACCTCTCACGACACCTCAAGGCGTATGATGAGTACTTCAAGAAGCTTGGCAATTCACTGGGGACAACCGTGAACCACTACAACAGCGCACAGAAGGAGCTGGGTAAGATCGACAAGGACGTACTCCGCATCACCGGCTCGGATGTTGGCATCGAAGCGCTTGGGGTAGGGAGGCCGGAGAAGGAGGATTAG
- the rplU gene encoding 50S ribosomal protein L21 → MKNTPDTGEFAVIETGGKQYVVSVGDVLTIEKLPAEHKEGDKIVFENVLLVDNGKDMTTVGTPYIDGAKVTASFVEEGKAKKINVIKFKSKSRYMRKYGHRQPYAKVRIDALK, encoded by the coding sequence GTGAAAAACACTCCAGATACTGGGGAATTCGCGGTGATTGAGACCGGCGGCAAGCAGTATGTGGTCTCTGTTGGTGATGTTCTCACTATTGAAAAGCTTCCCGCAGAGCACAAAGAAGGGGACAAGATTGTATTTGAGAACGTGCTCTTGGTAGACAATGGTAAAGACATGACGACTGTCGGTACTCCTTATATCGATGGGGCGAAGGTTACCGCGTCATTTGTTGAAGAGGGGAAAGCAAAGAAGATCAACGTCATCAAGTTCAAATCAAAGAGCCGATACATGAGAAAGTACGGACACCGTCAACCATACGCAAAAGTACGCATTGACGCGCTTAAGTAA
- the rplI gene encoding 50S ribosomal protein L9 codes for MKIILLRDVKGTGKKYEVKEASDGYAMNFLIPNQLAERATPQRIKEIEQQKKDESAEEQIQADLLEKELKELKSLELEIPVKANEKGYLFKGLTEKDILKELEKQTNITLPEGSIDLNRPIKEAGKHVISVSIGNQSAKFKLVVTAVE; via the coding sequence ATGAAAATTATCTTACTCAGAGATGTGAAAGGGACCGGAAAGAAGTATGAGGTGAAAGAGGCTTCTGACGGGTATGCAATGAACTTCTTAATTCCTAATCAACTTGCAGAGCGTGCAACACCACAACGTATAAAGGAGATTGAGCAACAGAAGAAAGATGAGTCTGCAGAAGAGCAGATTCAGGCGGACCTCCTTGAGAAGGAGCTTAAGGAACTCAAGTCGCTTGAGCTTGAGATTCCTGTTAAGGCAAATGAAAAGGGATATCTTTTCAAAGGCTTAACCGAGAAAGACATACTTAAAGAACTAGAGAAGCAGACAAACATTACGCTGCCAGAGGGGTCAATCGACCTTAATCGACCAATCAAGGAAGCGGGGAAGCATGTCATCAGCGTATCTATCGGCAACCAATCAGCAAAATTCAAACTTGTCGTCACTGCAGTAGAATAG